The DNA sequence GTATTAGCTAATTTTAATGTATTTTTGCCGGCAGAATGTCCAGCTGTTATGTTGTCATAACTAAAAAATGCCGTGTTTGGATATTTCTCAATTCCCCATCCCGTTCTATTTTCCATACTATCATTAAAGATCCCCTGCCTATTGGCATAGTAGCCTGTTGTTTCAGGATTAATTGCAATGGATGTATTCTGGTATTTTTTAGCAGGATCATAAGAGTATGTTCCTAAATTGTTAACAGTTATTTTTCCTGAAGCATCATAGCTCTGGCTTTCCTGTACCCCTAATCTGTTCGTAAAAGTTGTTAACCTGTCTACCGCATCATAATCAAATGTTTCTGTATAATTGCTAAAGACATTATTACTTCTCTTCTTTACATTATCTGTATTTTTATCAAATTCGGTAGTAAGTGTTAATATATTACTTGTAGGAGAAGTTGTTTTATCATATTGTATCTTTGAAAGATAGCCGTCAGTATCATACGTATTGCTTATTTTTATACCATTGCCTGTTATACTTTCTAATATCTGATCTTTAGCACTTAATGTATTGGTCTGCCACAGTACCTTATTATTTACATCTAAAATCTGATATAAGTCTCCATTTTTATAATTGTTTTTAGTAAAAACAGAACTGCTTCTCGTTCCAATTTCCGCCAGCTTTGTTTCGGTTTGCACTCTTCCTAAAGCATCATATGTAAAAGATCTGGTGAATTTTGACACCCCTATTTTTTCTTCTATAACTGATAAAAGTCTTTTGTACGTATTGTCATAGCTATACGTGTTAACAATTGTTTTACCAATTGTTTCATTATTATCGACGTAAGTTGTAGTCAAAGGAAGCTTATTCGCTGTGTAGACATAACTTGTTTCGGTATTACTGCCACCTCCGGATACCTTCTTTTTAATTGGTCTTCCGCTGCTGTCACGAGTGATTGTAGTTAATACTGCGCCATTTTGTGAAGTTTCTTCTTCAAGTTCTCCAAAATCATTGTTCTTGTAAGCAAATGTTCCAGTAGATGGATCAATAAGTCTGGTTGTTTTCCCCCATGCATCATCTTCCTGTATTTGAATACCTATACCGTTATAGGTAATCTGTTTCATATTACCATTGGCAAAATGGGAGTAATTAATTGTCCCACTCATATTCTCATATGATGAAACAATATTTCCTATCGCATTTTTTGTTACAGTTTTTGATTTTGCTCCATCAGTTATAGTTGAAGCCAGGTTCGTATAATTAGATGTAATTACTCTTTGATTAAATAGTTTAAGCTCCGTCGGTCTGCTGAATATATCAAATTTGATATCATTCCACAAAGCTGGAGCTGATCCGAAGTAAGGTTCGCTTACTTTATTATTACGATCAAAAATATCATAACCATAAGATATAAATTTAAATGATCCATTTATATCTTTGATTCCTGATTTGATTTTTCTTCCCAATTCATCAAAAGTTACTTCTGTGGCACTTCCGTCTAAAACATCGGTAGTGGTTGTTATGATCGTTTTCTCAGCATTTTTAATATATCCATAAGTAATTGCTTTATTTAATATTTCATCTTTTACCATAAGCCTTTTAAACCATGAATCATAAGTATAAGAAGTGGAACTATATGGAGTAGTTGCTTTTTTTAACATTCCCGTATTAGAATCGTACTCATACGTAGAAATTAAATCGTCATTATCTTTGCTTTGAGTTATAAACCTCCCTGATGTATCATATTGAAAACTGATACTTCTTGGCAGTAGAGGAAGTGAAGGTTTGATTGTTTTTTTTATAATATTCCCAAATAAATCATAATCATAAAGTTCTGACACTGTCGGGGTTCCGCTTGCAGTTCTGTCAATATTAGACAGTAGCTGGTTTGAGTTATAAGTATAAGCTTCATTACTAACTATAGTAGTACCATTATGGCTCACGGTTTCACTTTTTGTGCCTGGCCTTCCTACAATATACGGAGCACTACCGTCTTTGTAGGTTATTGTTGTTGTAGTGGTTTGAACAGCATTAGCTCCTTCGCTTACTATTAAGGTCGAAGATAACAAATTGTTATTTCCATCATAACTTATATTTTTTAACTCAGTATTAGTGTTATAGATTGAATTAAATTGCTTAGAATTTAAGACTTTCAGCTTGAAAACTTTATTACTGGAAAAGGCATCTGCCGCTGTATTATAAGTGATGATAGATTTAGATGTAAAATCAGCGGGAGATGTAGCTCCTGGATAAGGATAGTACATATATGGCAGTTGAAACGTTTCGATATTAGCTCCCCTTAAATTAATATCATTAATAAATATAGTGGAAAAAATAGCAGATGTATCATCATGCCAGTCGGATTGGCTTACTGAGCGGAATCCCAAAAAGCCGAGCCCTTCAAGATTCACAACTGCCCCAGAATAAGCAAATAGTCTTTTTCTATATACATCTTTGCTTTGAAGCTCCAGCTTTGAAACGACGTATAAGTTCGAATTGATAGTAATATCAAGGTAAGGATAATTAGCTGTTCCTGCACTTGGGTTATAAATGGAGTTATAGGTATTTTTATATCTTGAATTTAGTGGTACATATGAAATACTTTCTTTAACACCATCACCTGTTGCAACCGAAGTTATTAGATTTTCTTTTAATAAATCTTTCTGAGATGCAAAAAAGTGTATTTTGTCTTTATTAACAAAAGCGATTTCAAAAGTCGAAGTAGAAAAATTATTATCCCTTGAAGAAGTCTGAACTGGAGAAACAAAAATTGGCAATGCTCCCTTGCTAAGAGTAGTCTGGTCCCCGCTAGCTCCTGTAACTGAGAAACCCGCTCCTGTCTTAAATTCACCGTTATTGTTTGCAAAACATGTAACATTGACCTGTCCAAGTGTATTTGCTGAATTATTAGAACTATTTATTAAGACCAAATCAGTTTTTCCATCATTGTTATAATCTGTTGCAATAAATTCTGAACTTAAAAGTGCATTGGGTACTGGATATTGAACACCTGTAAATGTTTTTGTCTCTTTTAAAAATGAAATGCCTGTAGATGTATACTTATACCAGAGAGGTGAACTATAGGTCTGTGGAGCGACAAGAAAATCTGATTTACCATCGCCATTGAAATCGCCAAGTAAAACTGCACCATTTAACGTATTGTCAATTGCTGAAGTTTGATATAGCAATACTATATTATCTAATTCATTAAGACTGTATACTTTTAAAGTACCAGCTTTAAATACTAATATATCGGACTTTCCATCACCATTGAAATCTACGACTTTAATATCAGCACCTGATGCGCTATCTAATAAATCTCCTGCGTATTTTAAAAAATTATCCGTATTGTCACGCTTTAAATCAACAAAATAAACCTTTTTTGAGCTTAAAATTGATGCTTGTGCCATACATATATTTCTTGCCGGATTATAAATGCAATCTGTTGATCCCATACCTGTATCTAAAGCTAGAATATCTGTTAAGCCATCGCCATTAAAATCTCCAGAAAGAATTTTTTTTGGAAACATTTTATTTACAGTTACTGGTTTACAAGTGCCACTACAGCTATTTGTGACCGCAACAGTTGGAAAATTAACTGTTCTTGTATATTGTTCATATATACTTGACAAGCCAATACTGTAAACCTTAAAATCGTAACTAGTATCTGTCTTTTTTACTACTGTCCAGCCCTGAGGCATCATTTTGTTATTCCAACTCAGCCACGTTGTCGGTAAAATATTCTCAAAAGCTCCTACTGGATGCTCAAAACCTAAATTTAGATTTGATCCGGAAGTTATATCGTAGAATAGCCAATATTTTGCCTTGCTATCAGGTCCATTTGTAGGATACAGAATGCAGTCCATTCTTCCGTCATCATCAAAATCACCCGTAACAACTGCTGCATTCGACGCTGTTATATTTCCGACGCTCAATTTAGCACTAACTGGCTGAAAACTAACGTTATCTATCGTGTTATTATATGTAAAAACAACTGGATTATAACTTTTTGAATTGTCTCCGCTTTTTTCCGTTATTTTATAAATACGATCTCCTACTTTATAATCCAATATATAATTCCTGAAACCTACTGCATTACTTTTTACTTCGATTCTATTTAAGACAGTATTTTTTATACTTTTAAATCCACCAGCGTAATTCTCATGAACTCTTTCTCCTGGGCTATAGGTGAAATTCACTTCGTTTATTGGTGTAGCAAGAGCTGTACTACCATATTTAATCGATGCTATTGTAAGATATCCGCCAGCAGGATTATTATAGCTATAATTTATCTTTATTCCTTGAGCATTTTCCCACAATGTCAGTCCCCATTCACTTGCTGCTAGTGAATCATAGCTGTTTCCATACATAGCCTTTGAGCCGTCAGGATAATCAACTTTAAAATAATACACAGGATCTTCATAAGGCGGCATGTAACTATAGATCATAGTGACTTTTATATTGGAGAAATTCTCAGTTTCGTAAATAGAATTATTTGCCCCATAAACTCCCGATTTAAGGATAAGACGCTGTCCATCTAATGCAAATCTATCTTGGGCAGTTAGTTTAACTTCTTCATTTGCACCATCGTGAAATTTTGTTTTTGGAATTCTTATAATTTTAGAAATACCTGATATTTCCCAGCCGTTTGCTGCCATTCCTAACCCACCAAGGCTATTGTACGTTAAACTTATCTCTGGTTTTACCCCATTAATTCCAGGGGGTACAATTATAGGAAGCTGATAATTTGCTGCGCCGCTGAGTGAGACAGATAATTCGCCGGCAGTTAGACCAACCTCAGTTGACGATCCAGTTGGGACCAAAACCACCGAGGCAGCTTGGGCTTCGACCGTGCTGCTTCTACTAGTAAAGTGTGCAGGCTGTTCATTTTCCAATCTATAAATTGGAACAATTCCTTTCACAGGAATGCCTTGTGAATCCTGAGCATGCATTATTGTACTCCATGCAAAAAATACAAGGAAAAAGTAAAGTTTCTTCATAATGAATTAATTCTTAATAATTTTTATATTTTTCTGACTGCCGTCACTATATTGTAATGTCACAAAATAAACACCAGCTGGGTATTGACGGAAAGATAAATTTTGATTATTCGTGGTTTTGCTCTCTGTACTTGAAGAAAGATTTTGTCCATTCAAATTAAAAATTTGAATTGCTGAAACATAAATTTCATCCGTTAGTTGCCATGTAAGATACAGCTCCTCCTTAACTGGATTCGGATAATAGGATATAACATCTTCTTGTGAAAATTTCAAAAGATCCTGAGCATTTAAAGCCGCAATGTCTTTTAAATCTTCATTAACCTTTTTACCCGAATTAGAACAATTTAAACACAATTCTCTGATTGTTTGGTTACCCGATAAATCATAAGTAAAAAGTAGTTTCTGAGCGCTTGCAAATAAAGAAGTGCTAAAAAAAATTATTAGTAGTTTTATTCTCATAAATTAATTTATTGATTATCATTTTTTTTTTAAACCAATACTTAAGACAAATAAGTTTTTAAGTTTAACAAAAATAAGAATACATTTACAAAAAAAAAAAGAAAAAAAATTATTTTTATTTGTTCTATTTAAAAATAAAATTTTTAACATTAATGATCTATCTTACAAATACCGAAAAAGTCTCTTTGTAAATCATTTCAAATCCTATCAGTGTTTTCAATGAGTCGATCCTAATCAGTACCTAGTACAAGTCTATAGCTCTTAGGATCTAAGTTTCAATATCCGTGGTGGCACAAGTTGGGTTAAAAGAAAGATTTTAATATGTAGTAGATCACTAAAGAAAAAAGAAATGGTAAAGACTAAAGACTGTTGGTTTATTTGACAACGACAATCTAGTCTAAAATCCGAAGAAAATGTAAAAGAATATCTCCAGAAGCTAAGGTTCCAGCTATAAAAAGTAAAATGGATTTGAGGCACAATTTAGATACAACTCAAAGGTGTACAATTATAAAATGACTTTTAAGTATTTTGCTTTTAATACTTAAAATTTATATAACAATTTCATATTTAAAATAGTTCGAGCCCTCTTCCAGCTACAACACCGATGAGGCCCTTTTGTATCAAAAGTTATCATGTTAATAAGGTTAGTTGCCAATTTCAACTCCAGAAATTAAATTTCTAGCCATAAACAAAATAAAATAGATTTGGGGTACAAAGAAGATACAAACCAAAAGAAATACAATTCGACAGTGACTTGATTTATTATGCACTATTTATAAATGCTTAAAAGTTATAGAAATCTACTGATAAGAATGCTTCGAGTCCCGTTCCTGCTATTAAATTTAACATAAATCAAATAAGAAACACAATTTAAAACAAGGTGTTCAACTATCGAACACCTTGAGTAACTTAAGAACTTTTATTTTTCATTTTAAAATGATCTATTCAGCTAAAAAATGAAAAAAAAAAAGAAACAGATTATTGATTTTAAAAATGAGTCAACAAATTAAGAAGCAACAAAAAAACCTTTAAACGTAAGGGCTTAAGACGTTTTCCCAACCTTATCAATAAACATCAAAATAGGAATAAGATGTTCGATTGTAATCCCATGAAGTCCACAAAAAAAAACCTGTAACCAATTAATTTACAGGTTTTTTTTATTTTTTTTATTGCCGTTTATTATATACTGTTAACTTTTTTTCGTGAAAAATTATTACTGGCTTTTCATCCGGATTGCAATTTTAACGGAATTTTAATTTAGATAAATTTAAAAGGCAACCACATAGGTTGCCTTTTAAACTAAACTTACTTTTCAGTATCTTCTGATTCTTCATCAGGAATTAAACTTTTGATTGTTTCAATTGGCAGAAACATTTTTCCAGTACTTGGTATCAATATAAAACCATAGCCATTATAGAAATCAATTGCATCTTGGTCTAATGGGTCAACTACTACTGCTCGAATTGCCAAGGTCTTTGAATGTACCACACATTTTTTTAATGCATCAAATAAAAGAATTTCTCCTAATCCTTTTCCCTGTTCCCTCTTATCCATAGCTATCCTGCCT is a window from the Flavobacterium cupriresistens genome containing:
- a CDS encoding FG-GAP-like repeat-containing protein encodes the protein MKKLYFFLVFFAWSTIMHAQDSQGIPVKGIVPIYRLENEQPAHFTSRSSTVEAQAASVVLVPTGSSTEVGLTAGELSVSLSGAANYQLPIIVPPGINGVKPEISLTYNSLGGLGMAANGWEISGISKIIRIPKTKFHDGANEEVKLTAQDRFALDGQRLILKSGVYGANNSIYETENFSNIKVTMIYSYMPPYEDPVYYFKVDYPDGSKAMYGNSYDSLAASEWGLTLWENAQGIKINYSYNNPAGGYLTIASIKYGSTALATPINEVNFTYSPGERVHENYAGGFKSIKNTVLNRIEVKSNAVGFRNYILDYKVGDRIYKITEKSGDNSKSYNPVVFTYNNTIDNVSFQPVSAKLSVGNITASNAAVVTGDFDDDGRMDCILYPTNGPDSKAKYWLFYDITSGSNLNLGFEHPVGAFENILPTTWLSWNNKMMPQGWTVVKKTDTSYDFKVYSIGLSSIYEQYTRTVNFPTVAVTNSCSGTCKPVTVNKMFPKKILSGDFNGDGLTDILALDTGMGSTDCIYNPARNICMAQASILSSKKVYFVDLKRDNTDNFLKYAGDLLDSASGADIKVVDFNGDGKSDILVFKAGTLKVYSLNELDNIVLLYQTSAIDNTLNGAVLLGDFNGDGKSDFLVAPQTYSSPLWYKYTSTGISFLKETKTFTGVQYPVPNALLSSEFIATDYNNDGKTDLVLINSSNNSANTLGQVNVTCFANNNGEFKTGAGFSVTGASGDQTTLSKGALPIFVSPVQTSSRDNNFSTSTFEIAFVNKDKIHFFASQKDLLKENLITSVATGDGVKESISYVPLNSRYKNTYNSIYNPSAGTANYPYLDITINSNLYVVSKLELQSKDVYRKRLFAYSGAVVNLEGLGFLGFRSVSQSDWHDDTSAIFSTIFINDINLRGANIETFQLPYMYYPYPGATSPADFTSKSIITYNTAADAFSSNKVFKLKVLNSKQFNSIYNTNTELKNISYDGNNNLLSSTLIVSEGANAVQTTTTTITYKDGSAPYIVGRPGTKSETVSHNGTTIVSNEAYTYNSNQLLSNIDRTASGTPTVSELYDYDLFGNIIKKTIKPSLPLLPRSISFQYDTSGRFITQSKDNDDLISTYEYDSNTGMLKKATTPYSSTSYTYDSWFKRLMVKDEILNKAITYGYIKNAEKTIITTTTDVLDGSATEVTFDELGRKIKSGIKDINGSFKFISYGYDIFDRNNKVSEPYFGSAPALWNDIKFDIFSRPTELKLFNQRVITSNYTNLASTITDGAKSKTVTKNAIGNIVSSYENMSGTINYSHFANGNMKQITYNGIGIQIQEDDAWGKTTRLIDPSTGTFAYKNNDFGELEEETSQNGAVLTTITRDSSGRPIKKKVSGGGSNTETSYVYTANKLPLTTTYVDNNETIGKTIVNTYSYDNTYKRLLSVIEEKIGVSKFTRSFTYDALGRVQTETKLAEIGTRSSSVFTKNNYKNGDLYQILDVNNKVLWQTNTLSAKDQILESITGNGIKISNTYDTDGYLSKIQYDKTTSPTSNILTLTTEFDKNTDNVKKRSNNVFSNYTETFDYDAVDRLTTFTNRLGVQESQSYDASGKITVNNLGTYSYDPAKKYQNTSIAINPETTGYYANRQGIFNDSMENRTGWGIEKYPNTAFFSYDNITAGHSAGKNTLKLANTTTTEQYVFSDKWIDINNSLPTQYTYSAWVYSDNPQSEIFLYMKDAANTVTQVNTVNNNKATWTQVIGTFSVPANIKKLRLRLDNNGLGNVWFDDIEIRKTNDPTSQERKLNITYNVFKNPIHIEETNIDKVSFTYNDDNQRATMYYGGFQTDKLQRSIYKHYSSDGSMEIKENRTTNTFEFVTYIGGDGYSAPIAFKNDLVTQKYLYLLRDYQGTILAITDSNGSVLEKRSFDAWGSIIKVQDGSGNILAGLNILDRGYTGHEHLQSVGIINMNARLYDPTLHRFLQADNYIQDPTNTQNFNQYGYVYNNPATFTDRTGNYTDPPTKGVYQNGQEWNDRFGSWIFNDQLQTWIGQKGARNIPVDPFALNPVVIPGVPRSAGNWNGKITETGNYVKFPASFRTIHSPQSNRGVSGVVTLPSAGAVSFEVGAISTAFSFAVAFTAALSMTADTPDISVPYYRAMSASEWNSTHGYLVDRNTSGEGPHVRPSTTYLLNADFIKNRNKYNYIVKYDVYVDKAMAFEASPFIFVAGSKKDGMALKGKPIFNAARNAGLNYIKVEGNMDPDFSLGFPGRSALLFNASFRTPPIIYSRLK
- a CDS encoding T9SS type A sorting domain-containing protein; translation: MRIKLLIIFFSTSLFASAQKLLFTYDLSGNQTIRELCLNCSNSGKKVNEDLKDIAALNAQDLLKFSQEDVISYYPNPVKEELYLTWQLTDEIYVSAIQIFNLNGQNLSSSTESKTTNNQNLSFRQYPAGVYFVTLQYSDGSQKNIKIIKN